CCGACCCTTCAGGCTGCGTTTCCCGTGCAATGGTCGGATGCCGGTGTTTCCTACTGGGTTGAGGACCAGCCCGCGACGATCCATGACGTGATGCAAAGGCAGGCGACGGATTTCAAGCAGACCACCAGCTTGCAGCCCAATGTTGGCTTTTCCGCGCATTATCTCTGGTTTTCCATCGCGCTGAAAAACACGGATACCAGGGCGCTGGACTTTATCTTTGAAGTCGCCTATCCACGTCTTGAGGACCTTGACCTTTATGCGGTCAACGGTCAGGGGCAGATCCGCTATCATTTTGTCTCCGGTTCGGAGACCCCGGCTGCGGAAAGGCCGATCCACCATGTGAACTATGCCTTTCCCATCCGCGCCGAAGCAGGCGAGGACCTGCGCTTTTACATCCGAACGCGAACGGACAATCCTCTCCGCTTTCCGGTGAAAGTCTGGCCGCTGGAGCAGTTCCGAGCCTATCAGCAGCAGCACCAGCTGACCCAGGGACTTTACTATGGTGGCATTGTCATCATGGTGATCTATAACCTTTTCGTTTTCTTTGGGACGCGCAATCGTTCGTACCTCTTTTACTGTCTCTTCGTTTTTTCCACAGCAGCTTACCTGGCGAGCGATAGCGGGCTTCTGACTCACTATGTTTTTACGGATTCGAGTTTTTGGAACAATAAGATTACGCTGGTCGCGATCTTAGGCGCGAACGTCTTCGGCCTTTATTTCGCGGCCTATTTTATGAACCTGCGCGAGCATGATCCGTTGGTCAACCGCCAGATATCGCGGTTGATTCCGGTGCTGTCGTCGATGCTGCTTGCTGTGCCCTTCTTTCATTATCATGTGATCGGTATCATTCTGACGATCGTGAGTACGCTGAATTCCCTGGTGCTGATGCTTTTGACCGTTCGTGGACTGATGCGGAAGCAGCGTGAGGCCTATTTCTATGCGGCGGCGTGGTCGAGCCTTCTGCTTGGAACGTTCACCTATGGGCTTTTGTCTTTGGGATTCATCCAGCCGAATTTTTTTACGGAAAAGGGGCTGCAGCTGGGATCCTTCTTTGAAGTGACGATCCTGTCCTTTGCTCTGGCCGATCGACTGAATCAGTTGCAACTGGGATTGAAAGAGGCCAACAGTCGCCTGGCTCATTACCTGCAGCATGTGGAAGAACAGGTGCTGATCAAAACGCGGGATATCCGTTCCATCATGGAGCATATTCCGATGGGGGTGTTTTCGATTATTCCCGGGCTCAAGGTGCATAAGGATCACTCGCTCTTCATGGAAAAACTCTTCTACAGAAAAGAGATTGAAGGGATGGATGCGATCCAGCTGCTGTTTGAATATGCTCTGATCGATGCCGATCAGAAGGCCCAGATGGCATCGGCGCTGCAGCTTTCGATCGGTGAGGATCAGTTGGCGTTTGAATTGAACAGGCCTGGCCTATTGGAGCAGGTGGAAACTCAATTCAAAGGCGAGCGGCGGATTCTGCATCTTCTTTGGAATCCGGTTTGCAATGATGCGGGCGTGCTCGAAAAGGTCCTGGTAACGGCGCATGATATCACGCGGCTTTTGATGCTGGAGGATGAATCGCGCAGCCAACGGCAGGAGCTTGGCATGATTCGAAGGATTCTGGAAGTCCCGGTTGCCTCGTTCCATTCCTTTGTTCGAAAGGCGGAGCAGCTGCTGCAGGAGTGTGAAGCCATGGCGGAGGACGGTCGCGAGACCTATAAGAAGGTTCTGCTGTTTCACATTCACACGCTGAAGGGCACGGCGCGCTCGCTTTATTTCAATGAGATCGCAGAGCTTTGCCATCATATTGAAGAAAAGTGCGCCGCGGCCACGGCTGCAGAGCTGAAGGTGATGCTGGGTGAAGTGAAGGGGATGGTGCATAGGTATCGGGATACGGCTGTGAATAAGCTGGGACGGCGTCTGGACACCCATGAGGATCTGCGCCTGCCGACCGGATTTTTACGGGATATTCTGCAGGATTTGGCCGCTGCCGGTGCGAGCGGACGAGGGGCTCAGACGAGAATGCAAACGCTGGAAGCTGCGCTTTTCCGGCCTTTGAACGAAGTCTTGAAGGAATCGCTCAAGGCCACGGTGCCCTTGGCTTTGGAGCTGGGCAAAGCGGAGCCGCGGATCGAGATCGCTGCTGAGGGTTGGGGCGTGACGCAGGCCGGGGCGGATATGCTGATGGGCGTGCTCACGCATCTAGTGCGGAACAGCATGGATCATGGTTTGGAGCCTGCTGGGGAACGGCAGAAGGCTGGGAAGAATCCTCAAGGCTTGATTACGGTGACCGCGGATGTGGATGCGGGGCAGCTCAAGCTTGCATTTGCGGATGATGGTCGTGGTTTGAATCTGAAGGAGCTTAGGAAGATCGGGATGCAGAAAGGGTTGATTCAAGGGAATGCTTCGCTTTCTGATGTCGTGGAGCTGGTGTTTCAGCCCGAGCTTTCCACCCAGAATCATGTGTCGCTGGTATCTGGACGCGGGATAGGGATGGCGGCTGTTCGGGATTATCTGCGGCGCGAGGGTGGGGATGCTGTGATCAGCCTGGGGGCTGTGGATGAAGGGCTGGGGTTTGTGGAGTTTAGTGTGAATATTTTGCTGCCGCCTGCCGTGTGGAGCAGGCTGCAGCCGGTGGGGTTGTCGAAGTCGGCTTAAGGTTTTTTGTTTAGAGCGGTGCTGGGGTCAGGTGGATCCGAGGACCGTCCGGAGTTGTTGCTACGAAGACCAACTGTTGACCGAAGGCAGCGAGACTGAATGCATCGCTGGAGCCATTGACGTTAATGTCTTTGACTATAATTGTTCCTGACTCTGTACCATCTGACTTCCAAGGTTCGAGATTGTGAATTCCATCGTGAGCTCTGAAGTACAATAAGTTGCCCACAGCTGTGAGCGAGGTCATCGAGCTGCCGATTGTTCCTGTTCGAATGTCTTTCACAAGGACAGTCCCGGACTCAGTGCCATCAGATTTCCAGAGTTCGGTGCCGCTCGTGCCATTATCAGCTGTAAAGAATAATGTTCCATTGACAGTCGTGAGGTTTCCCGGAGTACTTCCGTTTAGGCCGGTGCGGACATCTTTTACCATCATTGTTCCTGCTTCCGTACCGTCCGTTTTCCAGAGTTCACGGCCTGAAGTCCCGTTGTCTGCCCGGAAATACAGGTATCCTCCGAGAATTGCAAAGGGCGCCGCGCCAGCTGCTGAAAGACCATCCGAGTTTCCAACGCGTATGTCTTTAACCATGACGGTGCCTGCGTCTGTACCATCAGACTTCCAGAGCTCCCGTCCGTAATCGCTCAGTTCTGCGCTGAAGAACAGTGTGCTTCCCATGGCCATGAAATCTGAGGGTACAGTGTCGGTCATGTTATCCAAGTCTTTGACCTTGACTGTTCCGCTTTCTGTGCCGTCTGATTTCCAAAGATCGAAATCACCGTTGCCATCGTCAGCTGCAAAGTAAAGGATTCCGTTGACGTTTGTTAGCGATGCTGGCGAACTGGATGATGAACCTGAATTTATATCCTTGACCAAAGTCGTTCCAATTTCTGTCCCATCCGATTTCCACAATTCAGCCCCGGTCGTGCTTTCAATTCCTGTAAAGTAGAGAGTTCCATTGACGTTGATCAAAAGGCTGGGGACAACCGATGCGCTCGGTTTAACTTTGACAGTGCCTGCTGTCGTACCATCCGTTTTCCAAAGGCGAACTCCCGATCCATCATCTGCAGTAAAATAGAGGACCCCTCCCACGCTCTCAAAATTCGAGGGAGAGCTATTCGACGCCCCTGTGTAAATGTCTTTGACTAGCGTCGTACCCGCGAGCGTTCCATCCGTTGCCCAAAGTTCGGCTCCATGGGTGCTTGAATTTCCTTGGAAGTAAACCTTGCCAGCAAACTCGGCAAAACCACTTTGGATGTTGAGTCCTGCTGACGAGATGACATTCGGCACCAGCCGATATTCCTTATAAGCATTCACATTGCCATAACCACTCGAAGGAACACAGGCCGATTCACTCAAACGACTGTAGCGATCCGATGTGGTGGCATCGGAGGCATAGGAATAATAAGTCGCAACCGTATGATAAGAAGCATTGCTATCATCACAATCCGTAGTCCCGAGACTCGCGGCTAGATACCCAGCCGGCAGCGAAGCTCCGGTGCAGAGCGACCCGGAACTGGCAATCGAATGCCCATCATTGTCCGCATCCCGATGCGAGTAGGCGAGCGTCTGCCATTTCGTGGCGTCGGTGCTATCACAATCGCTATAGACAACCTGAGCCAACGTTAAAGTATAAGCAGTATTGGAAGGACAAACCTGAGAGGACTGCGAACCATCCGCATAGCCATCTCCATCCGCATCCGTGAGTTTATAGCGAGTCACCCGAAGCGCATCGTTTTCACCAGGACAAAGATCCTGATCATCGGTGACGCCGTCCATATCTGTATCAGCAGTAGCACTGGTGTTTCCCGAACCTGATCCTGTGCTCCCACTGCCTCCCGTATTCGTATTGCCTGAGCTATCGTTTGTGGTCGAATCAGTTGATGGCGAAGGGCTGGTTTCGCTGGCGACATCCTTATCATTCTTGCCCGCAGGGCTGCCGGGAAGGGGACCCGAAGACTTGTCCGTGCCTCCTGTTTCCTCACCCGTGGCCGGGGCCTCGTCGCCTTGAGCGCTGCCCTTTCCGCCTGGTTTGGTGCAGGCGGTGAAGGTGATGAATAGAGACATGGCTATGAGCGCTTTCATGGGCGACTCCAAAATTATTTGGAAATCCACTTTCAACGCTATTCGGTGAGGCCCGGTTAAATTATTAAGCAGGTTGAGTTTTAATTTTTATTTCCCAATGCAGTGTTCAATGCTGAAAACGGAAGGCGGGTTGTTTGAATCCAAGTTGATGGATTCATAAGGCAATTTAGGGGTCCAAAAAAACCAAACATGGCCTCGTCACACAGCGTCAGGAACTTGAACTTTTGGCTTCTGCCCGGCGAGTTAAACGCGCCGGACGGGAGCTTGATGATCAGTTTGAGCTAAAAATGGGACTTCACTGCAGGCTGATGAAGTGGGGCCGTGACAGGAAACTTTCTTCCAAACGAATCCGCGAATTATCCTGACGGGGATGGCTTTCCCTTTTGATTTCAAGGGTTAACTCCTTACCGCGGGGGAAGCGGGCCAGCTGCTCGCGACTGAAGACCAAACGTAAGGATTCTTTCGTATAAAGGCACTCTTTCACAGAGGGATCAGCCGTGGATATCACAGTGGGCTCGTAGTTCAGGCAGAGGGTGATTTCATCTTCACCGAAGAGTGGTTCACCTTCCATGAGCACGGTCAGCTCGCGATCACCGCGGAGCGCAGTTCCTTCAGACGGAACTTTGATGGAAGTCGGTGCGGGAACCTTGGCCTCTGTGACAAAGACTTCGCCATCGTTATTCACATAGCGGAATTCCAGAGGCATGTTCGGCGTGCGGGTCATGGGCATTTCAAGATTATAGCTCGCCGAGTTGAGTACGTTGCTATACTTCATAGGCGTGCTGTTGAAAGTGATCGTGCTGCCATCGGTAAGCTTAAGACTGGTACCGAGATTGTCTTCATAATGAAACGAAGCCGAGGCTTTGAGTTGGCTGCTGCCTTCATCGTAGGTCACTTCGTAGGATTGCTCGATGGTGCTCTGCTTCACATCCGCAGAACGGCCGGTGCCGCAAGCTGTCAGGGCAAGCAGGGGTAAAAGAAGCCAAGAGCGAGTTTGTTGCTGCATGTGTGTGTCTCCGCAAGCCAAGGGTTGGTGTCTGGCTCTTATCCTTTCGCAAATCCTATGCCGCCACTTTTCAGGTCATTTTGGCCGAAAAGGCGCAACTTTCAGTCCTCAGCAGGACGTATCACGGCAGGAATTTGTTGCAGCTGTGAACGAGAGTTTACACGCTCAGGCAGGCGTTGAGGGAATTTCCACATAGTAGAGGGCCTTGGCATCCCGGTCATCACGGACCTGTATGCCGGCTCCCTCCAGATCGAAGCTCTTGAAGCGCTCGCGCATTTCCGCGTCCAGGCTCATCCAGACCTTCCTTTGAATGATGATGACGCTGCTGGGGGCGCCATCGGGGAAGATGGTGCGGCGCATGCCTTCATATCGCGTTGCCAGAATCACGGAGCGGCCATAGACGTCGTATTCACGGGTACCTGTCGAAGGGAAATAGCCTTCGATCGTATCGTAGGCGATCCCGATGCTGCAGTGAATAGGTTCGGCATAGGCGAAGAGACGAGCCTCTTCATGAAAAATCTGCACAAAACGCAGAGCCAGCTGCACCGAGGAATTGGCAAGGTTTCCCATGCCCGGCGTTCGGAAGGGAAAACCCACCGAGCATAGAAAGCCATCACCCATCTCTTTGATGCGGTAGCCTGTGGCCGTCAGCTGCTCGGGATCGTAGCCTTCGTCAATAATGGAAAGACAGCGTTTGATGGAGTTTTCCAAAAACGACTTCACATGAATATGCTCGATCCGCGAGGAACCGATGATATCAAAGGCCAGAACGCAGGCCGTGCTCTTGCCGGTCGGCATCGTTTCTTCCAGGGGTTTGCCCTGCTGCATCATATGCAGCTGATGCGGATAGAACACCTTGGCGAGCTGATTATAGCTGTGGCGCCGCATTTTTTCCTCGACCCTGAGGTTTTGAAAGAAGCGGTCATAGATCTGCGCGATGGCAAAGGACTGGCAGATGGTGAAGATCAGAAAGCCGATATGGAAGAAAAAGGCCTGCAGTTCATTGAACACAAAGATATTGATGAGGTCGATCACCGAAGCCAGAAGAATGGCCAGGGCCCCGATGGCAATGGTCAGGGCCGCCGTTCTTTTCAGGTAAACAGCCCGGAAGATGACGAGGATGAACCAGATGGAAAAACCCGACCCCAGAATGAAGAACCAGTTGATCAAATGCGTGAAGGTCAAAGAGGGCAGGAGGAGCGTGCAACTCAGAACCACGAAACTGCCAATGGCCACCAGCACCCAGCGCATCTTTAATTCATCAGGGAAAAGACGCTGGACATAAAACCAGATCAGCGGCGGGCAGAGATAAAGGCTCAGGTATTCCATGCGGAACATCGTCACCCAGCTAAGGTCATCGATGAAAAACTCAAAGATGCGCGTGCCGACCGTCGAAAGGCGCGTGCCCACCGCGAGGCAGCAGAAGGAAAAGGCAATCGTCACGATTTCACGGCGCAAAAAGAAGAGAGCCAGATGATAGATGCCAATGGCCCAGATGCCACCGATGAAGGCGATTTCGATGAGTTGATTCATCCGCGCCGTATGCGTCAGACTTTCGAAACTTCCTATGCGCATCGCTCGCCAGGTGCCGCCGCGCGCATGATGGAAATTGGAGATCTGCACGACGATGTCATAGCTTCCCGCATCCGGCAGGCGAAGAATGCCTGAATTCCTGGAGGGAATGGATGTTTCCTCGGTCGTGCCGACGTTTCCGGCCTTGAAGAACTCAACGCCATTCACAAAAATCTTCACGGCTGTCGACATGTGCGGAATCTCAAGTGCCATGTCCTTGGCATCACCGACATCGACCCGCAGATGATAGGTCGCATATCCACAGCAGACTTTCAGCTGCTTATGCCAGGTCGCGGGCATGGGGAAATATTGGATAGGTATCCGTTTTTTCACCTCGTCCGGAGATAAAAGCTCCATCCAGAAAAATTCCCAATGACCCTGAAGAAAGGTGGCATCCCCACGCGCGAAATTCCATTTGCGCAGATCAAGGTAACCAGGCTGCGTGGGAATAGCCGCCTCACTCGCCGATGCAGTGAAGATGCCGGCAAGAAGCAGGGTCCATAACAATCGAAGCAGTTTTCCCATGCCCTCGTAGTCGGCATTTTCGGCTGAAAGATAAGGATCTTGCGAAGATTTTAAAGCAGGCTTTTGATGAACTGAACCATGCCCTGCGAGTAAATTTTATCGTCTGCAAAAATTTTCCAGAAAGCCGTGTGATCCTGGACTTTTAAGGAAAGGTGAACACGAGTTCCGGGAAGGATAGGGGCCGGGAATTTGGCTTTCCTGACCTCGCTCAGCGTCAGACTCTGATCCAGGATCCTTTGCAAATGATCGAGCACCAGATCGAGCTGCGCCACAGCAGGGAAAATCGGATGTCCGGGAAAATGCCCATCGAAACAGGGATGGTCCGCGGGAATCAGGATGTTTTCAACAGTAAAGTCCACCGTTCACCTGAATCGTTGTGCCATTGATATAGGAGCTTGCGTTGGAGGCGAGAAAACCAACCACCTGCGCGACTTCATCCGGTTCACCCATGCGTCCTATGGGAATGGCTTTGATCTGCTCAGGACCCACGACAGCGTCGGTCATGTCGGTCGCGATCCAGCCGGGACTCACGCAATTGACGAGGATCCCTTTGCGAGCCACTTCCCGCGCGAGTGATTTGCTGGCCGCGACCAAAGCGCCTTTGGCCGCCGCATAATTGGTCTGTCCAGCCTGTCCCGTTTCACCGGCGAGACTGGCCAAAAGAATGATGCGACCCCAACGCTGTTGAATCATATGGGGAAGAAAGGCCTTGTTCAGGTGATAGAAGGAATTCAAAGCCAGCTGAATCGGCTCAAAAAAAGCCTTTTCCTCAAGGAAATAAAAAAGACCATCCGCCTTGCTCGCGGCATTGTGAATCACGATATCAAAACCCGGCTGCCAATCCAGGGCCGTTTTCACACAGGTTTCAATGGATCCGGGATCATTCAAATCCATCGAAAATGCGCGGATATGATCCTCGCCGTTCAGATCCTTGATCAAGGCGCTGGCCGTGTCCGCACCCTTGCAGTATGTGAAGGCTACCGAATGATGCGGGAGCGAAGCAAAATGCCGAACGAGGGCGGCGCCAATGCCGCGATTGCCGCCGGTGATGAAAACGCGCTTCATGATACCGATCCTCGGGTTTCCTGGTAAAAACTCATCATGGATCGGGCCACGGTTTCACCCTGGTATTCCAGGGTAATGCTCGCCTGGCTTAAGGCATCCATCTCGGTTTCTATGGTGACTTCAGCCAGCATCGCATCCCCGGGAACCAAGGGTGGTCTTTGCAGCAGCGCCCATTCCCTGATGGATAATAAAAATCCAGGGGCCGGGGCCCCATGATCCGAACCGCGCAGCGCGCCGCAAACCGTCGCTGCGGCCTGAGCCATTATCTCAAGCAGCCAGTGATAGCGAAAACTTTCGCTTTCGTTCCAGTAGGGCTTGCCCTTCGCGAGGATACTGCTCACACGACCCTTCTTTTGACCGGGATCCAGATCAATCAGATCATTGACGAGGAGCATGGGGCCCTTATGCGGAATCAAGGTATCGGGAGCCATCGGGTGACCAGACTTTCTCCTGAAAGGGAGCGGACCAAGCGGGCCGCAAGAGGACGTCCCTGGTTCAGGAGCCAGGGTGGAATCCTTGAATCGTGTTCCGTAAAAATTTCAGGACTGCTGCTGTTAAAATCGTCGAGCGTTCCCTCGCGGCAGAAATCGAGGACCTGCAGTGCATTGTCAGCCTGATTGCCGAGCAAAAGGATTTCCGCCTGGGCCCGATCGGCTCCATTCGATCCCAGATACTCATGAGCATGAATGACAAAGCTCATGGAATCGAGGCCATGCACCATGCGCAATTGCGCAAGCTGCAGGCAGTTATCCGCAGACAGAAAACCACCCGAGAGAGCATAGCAGGCATGCCGAATGCCGTGAGTCATGGATAAATAGGCGAGCGCCGCATTCTGCACGGAATGCTGAAATTCCTTGGGTGAAACAGGCAGATCATGATCGGCGATGGCCCGCGTGACCTGAAGCATGGCACTCAGCTCGCCAAAGCCACTGGAATAAAAGATTGGCGCTTCCTGCTCACGGGCTTTCCGCATGGCATCGGGAGCGAGAGCATCCAAAGCGGCAAAGGCTTGCACGACCGATTTTTGAAGAGCGGTCATGCGCCGGAAAAAAGGTGAAGCCAGGCGCAGCTGACTTTCCGCTGTCCACTCTTCCGACACTGCTGCGTGAAGATAAACCTTGTTCATGGCTGCTCCGCCGCAAAAAGCAGGGAAATATTGCTGCCGCCGAAGCCAAAGGAATTGCTGAGGGCCTTCTTATGCCCGCGCAGCCGCAGCATCGCAACGGTGATGGCCGCTTCCAAAGCACCGGCCGCACCCAGATAATGGCCGCTGAGGCCCTTGGTTGCATGCAGACGATCCAGCTGCCCAAACACAGCCGTCACAGCGTCGGCTTCAGCGGCATCGTTGCCTTCCGTGCCGGTGCCGTGCGCGTTGATATAATCCACAGCATCCGGGGTCCAGCCTGCATTCGCTAAAGCCAATTCCATGGTTTTTTTCATCCAGACGCCCTGAGGTGCAGGCTGCACCATATGATGCGCCTCGGAAAGAGCGGCATAGGCGCGAATCGTGGCGAGTCCCGGGCTTTTCGGTTCTTTTTCCAAAAGCAGAAGAGCCCCGCCTTCACCCAGATTGATGCCTTTGCGATTCGGTGAAAAAGGCTGGCAGACATCATGATCGAGGATCTGAAGACTGTCGAAGCCATGCAGGGTCACGCGGTTTAAGATATCAATGCCCCCCGCAATCGCAACCTTGCACATGCCGGAGCGCACCGCATCAAAAGCCTGGCCGATGGCCTGGGCCGCAGCCGCGCAGCTTGATGAAAACGTGAAGTGAGGGCCGCGGAGCGGAAAGATTTTCCGCATTTCCTGCGTGATCCATACCTGCTGCATATCAGGGGAAAGGAAATTCATAAGCGGCAGACCCGAGGCGCGATGCTGGGAAAGAGCAGAAAAAAATCCATCAATGCCACAGGTCGTCGTGCCCACGAAAAAACCGATATCCTGCGGCGCGAAACGATCAAAGACCCCGGTCTCGCTGTGCAGCCGCTCGATCATGCCCTGCATCACGCGGCGCATGACCTGATCGGATTTCATGCGGTCCTCGGGTGGAACGCCGTAAGCCTCCAAAGGCAATTCGCCGAGCGGAGCCGGGATCCATTCCGCAAAACGGTGATCGCGTCTTATACCCGCTTTTTTGTCGATAACGGCCGCACCCAGGTCCTGCCAGCACGAGCCAAGAGCCGACGCGACGCTGATGCCTGTGATGCTGATGGGGGCGCTTTGCATGATTTAGTTCGCTGCCTGCATTTGGCTTTGGTGGATGGCTTGAGCGATGCTGCTGACGTTCCGCAGAACACTGCGGCCGTTCTCATCATTTTTGACTTTGATCGCATAGCGTTTATCGAGTGCGACCACGAGTTCCAGGACATCTATGGAATCGAGTCCAAGACCATCCTGAAAAAGCGAGAGCTGATCGTCAATGCGGTCCGGCGTCATGCCGGGCAGATTGGAAACCTCAAGCAGGAGCTGCTTGATTTCGCTTTTGATTTCGTCGACTGACTTTTGCTCCGGCATAGTAATATCAACCTCCCAAGGTACTCATTCTCAAGAATCCTGCTGCGGCCTCAGCACCATCAAACTGTGGCTGATCCCGAGGTTGTCGATGATGTTCTCCAGACGGAAACCGGCCTCATGGGTCAGGCGCACTATCGTTCGGGTGTCATACATTTTACTTTGCCCATTGGCAATGGCCGTGAAATACGGCGAGGTTTGCAAGAGGCAATACGCAGGCACCTTCGGCTGCCGATCCCAGAATGTGTCCAGGATGAAAAGACGCCCATCGGGTGTAAGCGAGGATCGTGCCAGCTGCAGGATTTTCAAAACGTCTTCTTCGTTA
This window of the Oligoflexus sp. genome carries:
- a CDS encoding 7TM diverse intracellular signaling domain-containing protein, with amino-acid sequence MRQLFRWIIIWAAWMGLTPTLQAAFPVQWSDAGVSYWVEDQPATIHDVMQRQATDFKQTTSLQPNVGFSAHYLWFSIALKNTDTRALDFIFEVAYPRLEDLDLYAVNGQGQIRYHFVSGSETPAAERPIHHVNYAFPIRAEAGEDLRFYIRTRTDNPLRFPVKVWPLEQFRAYQQQHQLTQGLYYGGIVIMVIYNLFVFFGTRNRSYLFYCLFVFSTAAYLASDSGLLTHYVFTDSSFWNNKITLVAILGANVFGLYFAAYFMNLREHDPLVNRQISRLIPVLSSMLLAVPFFHYHVIGIILTIVSTLNSLVLMLLTVRGLMRKQREAYFYAAAWSSLLLGTFTYGLLSLGFIQPNFFTEKGLQLGSFFEVTILSFALADRLNQLQLGLKEANSRLAHYLQHVEEQVLIKTRDIRSIMEHIPMGVFSIIPGLKVHKDHSLFMEKLFYRKEIEGMDAIQLLFEYALIDADQKAQMASALQLSIGEDQLAFELNRPGLLEQVETQFKGERRILHLLWNPVCNDAGVLEKVLVTAHDITRLLMLEDESRSQRQELGMIRRILEVPVASFHSFVRKAEQLLQECEAMAEDGRETYKKVLLFHIHTLKGTARSLYFNEIAELCHHIEEKCAAATAAELKVMLGEVKGMVHRYRDTAVNKLGRRLDTHEDLRLPTGFLRDILQDLAAAGASGRGAQTRMQTLEAALFRPLNEVLKESLKATVPLALELGKAEPRIEIAAEGWGVTQAGADMLMGVLTHLVRNSMDHGLEPAGERQKAGKNPQGLITVTADVDAGQLKLAFADDGRGLNLKELRKIGMQKGLIQGNASLSDVVELVFQPELSTQNHVSLVSGRGIGMAAVRDYLRREGGDAVISLGAVDEGLGFVEFSVNILLPPAVWSRLQPVGLSKSA
- a CDS encoding ELWxxDGT repeat protein; its protein translation is MKALIAMSLFITFTACTKPGGKGSAQGDEAPATGEETGGTDKSSGPLPGSPAGKNDKDVASETSPSPSTDSTTNDSSGNTNTGGSGSTGSGSGNTSATADTDMDGVTDDQDLCPGENDALRVTRYKLTDADGDGYADGSQSSQVCPSNTAYTLTLAQVVYSDCDSTDATKWQTLAYSHRDADNDGHSIASSGSLCTGASLPAGYLAASLGTTDCDDSNASYHTVATYYSYASDATTSDRYSRLSESACVPSSGYGNVNAYKEYRLVPNVISSAGLNIQSGFAEFAGKVYFQGNSSTHGAELWATDGTLAGTTLVKDIYTGASNSSPSNFESVGGVLYFTADDGSGVRLWKTDGTTAGTVKVKPSASVVPSLLINVNGTLYFTGIESTTGAELWKSDGTEIGTTLVKDINSGSSSSSPASLTNVNGILYFAADDGNGDFDLWKSDGTESGTVKVKDLDNMTDTVPSDFMAMGSTLFFSAELSDYGRELWKSDGTDAGTVMVKDIRVGNSDGLSAAGAAPFAILGGYLYFRADNGTSGRELWKTDGTEAGTMMVKDVRTGLNGSTPGNLTTVNGTLFFTADNGTSGTELWKSDGTESGTVLVKDIRTGTIGSSMTSLTAVGNLLYFRAHDGIHNLEPWKSDGTESGTIIVKDINVNGSSDAFSLAAFGQQLVFVATTPDGPRIHLTPAPL
- a CDS encoding 7TM diverse intracellular signaling domain-containing protein gives rise to the protein MGKLLRLLWTLLLAGIFTASASEAAIPTQPGYLDLRKWNFARGDATFLQGHWEFFWMELLSPDEVKKRIPIQYFPMPATWHKQLKVCCGYATYHLRVDVGDAKDMALEIPHMSTAVKIFVNGVEFFKAGNVGTTEETSIPSRNSGILRLPDAGSYDIVVQISNFHHARGGTWRAMRIGSFESLTHTARMNQLIEIAFIGGIWAIGIYHLALFFLRREIVTIAFSFCCLAVGTRLSTVGTRIFEFFIDDLSWVTMFRMEYLSLYLCPPLIWFYVQRLFPDELKMRWVLVAIGSFVVLSCTLLLPSLTFTHLINWFFILGSGFSIWFILVIFRAVYLKRTAALTIAIGALAILLASVIDLINIFVFNELQAFFFHIGFLIFTICQSFAIAQIYDRFFQNLRVEEKMRRHSYNQLAKVFYPHQLHMMQQGKPLEETMPTGKSTACVLAFDIIGSSRIEHIHVKSFLENSIKRCLSIIDEGYDPEQLTATGYRIKEMGDGFLCSVGFPFRTPGMGNLANSSVQLALRFVQIFHEEARLFAYAEPIHCSIGIAYDTIEGYFPSTGTREYDVYGRSVILATRYEGMRRTIFPDGAPSSVIIIQRKVWMSLDAEMRERFKSFDLEGAGIQVRDDRDAKALYYVEIPSTPA
- a CDS encoding SDR family oxidoreductase — encoded protein: MKRVFITGGNRGIGAALVRHFASLPHHSVAFTYCKGADTASALIKDLNGEDHIRAFSMDLNDPGSIETCVKTALDWQPGFDIVIHNAASKADGLFYFLEEKAFFEPIQLALNSFYHLNKAFLPHMIQQRWGRIILLASLAGETGQAGQTNYAAAKGALVAASKSLAREVARKGILVNCVSPGWIATDMTDAVVGPEQIKAIPIGRMGEPDEVAQVVGFLASNASSYINGTTIQVNGGLYC
- a CDS encoding beta-ketoacyl synthase chain length factor is translated as MNKVYLHAAVSEEWTAESQLRLASPFFRRMTALQKSVVQAFAALDALAPDAMRKAREQEAPIFYSSGFGELSAMLQVTRAIADHDLPVSPKEFQHSVQNAALAYLSMTHGIRHACYALSGGFLSADNCLQLAQLRMVHGLDSMSFVIHAHEYLGSNGADRAQAEILLLGNQADNALQVLDFCREGTLDDFNSSSPEIFTEHDSRIPPWLLNQGRPLAARLVRSLSGESLVTRWLPIP
- a CDS encoding beta-ketoacyl synthase N-terminal-like domain-containing protein, which encodes MQSAPISITGISVASALGSCWQDLGAAVIDKKAGIRRDHRFAEWIPAPLGELPLEAYGVPPEDRMKSDQVMRRVMQGMIERLHSETGVFDRFAPQDIGFFVGTTTCGIDGFFSALSQHRASGLPLMNFLSPDMQQVWITQEMRKIFPLRGPHFTFSSSCAAAAQAIGQAFDAVRSGMCKVAIAGGIDILNRVTLHGFDSLQILDHDVCQPFSPNRKGINLGEGGALLLLEKEPKSPGLATIRAYAALSEAHHMVQPAPQGVWMKKTMELALANAGWTPDAVDYINAHGTGTEGNDAAEADAVTAVFGQLDRLHATKGLSGHYLGAAGALEAAITVAMLRLRGHKKALSNSFGFGGSNISLLFAAEQP
- a CDS encoding phosphopantetheine-binding protein; the encoded protein is MPEQKSVDEIKSEIKQLLLEVSNLPGMTPDRIDDQLSLFQDGLGLDSIDVLELVVALDKRYAIKVKNDENGRSVLRNVSSIAQAIHQSQMQAAN